The following are encoded together in the Triticum dicoccoides isolate Atlit2015 ecotype Zavitan chromosome 6B, WEW_v2.0, whole genome shotgun sequence genome:
- the LOC119320232 gene encoding far upstream element-binding protein 1-like codes for MADDHYSSKRKYDDSPPPRRTGFSSGPPPASPPVAGAPVPSSYNTVPPPPDEIQLAKQRAQEIAARLFSAAEAKRPRVDNGDDDVGTAGGGGSLGGGGRIGGGGLGFSSSAGGGHGSSIPPLSSQGNSHQYSSYGGGYQSGSTTKKIDIPNGRVGVIIGKAGETIKHLQAQSGAKIQVTRDMDVQPGSQTRSVDLSGTPDQINRAEQLIIDVLAEADAGSSGTISNRKYNAPQPGAEQFQMQIANNKVGLVIGKGGETIKSMQAKSQARIQVIPLHLPPGDTSTERTLYIDGTAEQIEIAKQLVSEVTSENRARNPMSGGYSQQGYRPPRPQANWGAPGAPTTQQPGYGYMQPGAYPGAPPQYGQQPYGSYPPASGGYQTGWDQSSNQQSQQAPPGTGYDYYNQQQQPQQQQSATGTAAPADGSNYNYSQPPASYGSQGYGDPTYSQQSGGQQAYDYSGYQTQGQQQSYSQQPGYDQQSYGASGYGSSANSTQDGTAPSYGGPGGVGQASPGQQASTPSSGGQPGYPSQPPTSAAASSYPAQGSAPPSGYVAPQTQPGYGTQPPPQGPYGQGAYGQPPQAQKPPSSAPTYGQPPPAQAGYVQYGYSQQGYGAPPPYPGAPTASQPGYGQQQSYGDPYATGSYGQPTAYSTEATAASLDQSAVAPAPTTATAAPAPAPANSGAPQTSPS; via the exons ATGGCCGACGACCACTACTCCTCCAAGCGCAAGTACGACGActccccgccgccgcgccggacgGGATTCTCCTCCggcccgccgcccgcctcgccgccggtTGCCGGTGCCCCGGTGCCATCTTCGTACAACACTGTGCCGCCGCCTCCCGACGAGATCCAGCTCGCGAAGCAGCGCGCGCAGGAGATCGCAGCTCGGCTCTTCAGCGCCGCTGAGGCGAAGCGTCCCCGCGTCGACAATGGCGATGACGACGTGGGCACCGCTGGTGGAGGAGGTTCCCTGGGGGGCGGTGGCCGTATCGGCGGCGGCGGCCTTGGATTCTCGTCCTCAGCCGGTGGTG GCCATGGTTCCTCCATCCCACCCTTATCTTCTCAAGGAAACTCACATCAGTATTCTTCATATGGTGGTGGATACCAGAGTGGTAGTACAACAAAAAAGATTGACATCCCAAATGGAAGG gtTGGTGTTATCATTGGAAAAGCTGGAGAAACTATAAAGCATCTCCAAGCTCAGTCAGGGGCGAAGATCCAAGTAACAAGGGACATGGATGTTCAACCCGGTTCACAGACAAGATCAGTTGATCTTTCGGGCACTCCTGACCAGATAAACAGAGCTGAGCAGTTGATAATTGATGTTCTTGCAGAG GCTGATGCTGGATCATCTGGCACTATCTCTAATCGGAAGTACAACGCACCTCAACCTGGTGCTGAGCAATTCCAAATGCAAATTGCTAACAATAAG GTGGGTCTGGTTATTGGTAAGGGTGGTGAGACTATAAAATCCATGCAGGCCAAATCTCAAGCTCGTATACAG GTCATTCCTTTGCATTTGCCTCCCGGTGATACTTCAACTGAAAGAACACTGTATATTGATGGTACTGCAGAGCAAATTGAAATAGCAAAGCAGCTTGTGAGTGAGGTTACCAGTGAG AATCGTGCCAGAAATCCAATGTCAGGTGGCTATTCTCAGCAGGGCTACCGCCCTCCTCGTCCTCAGGCAAACTGGGGTGCGCCTGGTGCACCAACAACACAACAGCCTGGTTATGGTTACATGCAGCCTGGAGCTTATCCTGGTGCGCCACCACAGTATGGCCAGCAACCTTATGGCAGCTACCCTCCAGCATCTGGTGGTTATCAGACAGGGTGGGATCAGTCTTCAAACCAGCAATCACAGCAAGCCCCCCCTGGCACTGGCTATGACTACTATAACCAACAGCAGCAACCCCAACAGCAACAATCTGCCACTGGAACTGCTGCACCtgctgatggtagcaactacaattACAGCCAGCCTCCTGCTAGTTATGGTTCACAAGGGTATGGTGATCCTACCTACTCTCAGCAGAGTGGTGGGCAGCAAGCTTATGACTACTCTGGTTACCAGACCCAAGGGCAGCAGCAGTCTTACTCACAGCAGCCTGGATATGACCAGCAGAGCTATGGGGCATCTGGCTATGGATCATCTGCTAATTCAACTCAGGATGGTACTGCACCTagctatggtggtccaggcggcgTTGGTCAAGCATCTCCAGGGCAGCAAGCTTCCACTCCATCCTCTGGAGGCCAACCGGGTTATCCTAGCCAACCACCTACTAGTGCTGCTGCGTCAAGCTACCCGGCGCAAGGTTCTGCCCCTCCATCTGGATACGTTGCTCCACAGACACAGCCTGGCTATGGTACGCAGCCACCACCACAGGGCCCGTATGGTCAGGGTGCTTATGGGCAGCCTCCGCAGGCTCAGAAGCCGCCTTCATCTGCTCCTACTTATGGACAGCCACCGCCTGCTCAGGCTGGTTATGTGCAGTATGGATACAGTCAGCAAGGCTATGGTGCACCGCCGCCTTACCCTGGTGCACCCACTGCTAGCcagccaggctatggccagcagcaGTCATACGGTGATCCTTATGCTACTGGTAGCTATGGGCAGCCTACAGCGTATTCTACTGAAGCTACTGCTGCGTCCCTGGATCAATCCGCCGTGGCACCTGCGCCTACCACAGCAACTgccgctcctgctcctgctcctgccaACAGTGGCGCCCCCCAAACTTCGCCGAGTTGA